The DNA segment TATCTGCGCAACGAGATGGTGTGGGCCAACGCGCCGGCGCTGGCCGGCATCCGCATGGAGCCCTACCTGTTCCTGGACGGCGGCCAGACCCAATCGGTCGCAACCCGCGACTGGCAATCGGTGGCTGGCACCGGCGCCGGCATCCGTCTCTCGGCCCAGTGGGCCAAGCAAACATTCACCAGTGAACTGCTGGTTGGCGTGCCGCTCGCGTAGCCCAGCTACCTGGGCACAAAGGCGCCGCTTTTTTTGGCCACGCTCAACTGGACCTATTGAGCTGTGCCGATGAGCTGGGCTGGAAGCGGCCTGCCTGAACACAGAACACAGAACTCCGATACCCGATGTCAAAGGAAACCAACATGCAATCCCGGATCTTTCGCCTTATCGCTACCACCGCATTGGCCTTCAGCCTGCAACCTGTCTTTGCCGCTTCGGTCAACGGCGTGGCCATCCCCGATGACCAGATCACCCGCGCCATGCAGCAGGCACAACTCCCCGACAACGACGCAACGCGCAACGCCATCAAGCAGCAGCTGATCGCGCGTGAGCTGTTTCGCCAGGAGGCGGCCAGGGCCAAGGGGCTGGAAGCGCGGCCCGATGTGCAGCAGGCCCTGCGCGAGGCGAAGGACGCCATCCTGACCCAGGCCTGGCTCAAGGACCATATCAAGCCCGCACCGGTCACCGAGGAGCAGGTGCGCGCGCGCTACAACGCCATCGTGGCAAGCCTGGGCGACAAGGAATACAAGGGCCGCCTCATCGAGCTTGCCGACGATGCCGCGGCCGCCGCCGCGCTCGCACGCATCCAGGGCGGCGAGGATTTCGCCAAGGTGGCGCAGCAGGTGAGCCTCGCGCCGTCCAGGGCCAGCGGTGGCGCGATGGACTGGCTCAGCTTCAAGGTGCCGGCGCAGGAAGGCCAGACCCAGAACCTGCCTTTGCCGCTTGCGCAGGCGCTGTCCACCCTGCCCGCTGGCGCGGTGAGCGCCACCCCCGTGGCCTGGAACAACCGCCGCTTCCTGGTCAAGGTTGACGAAGTGCGCGCGACCCGTGTCCCGGCCTATGACACCGTCAAGCCCGGCATCCAGCAAGCGCTGCAGGCGCAGGAACTTGAGCGGGCCACGACCACGCTGGTCACGCAGTTGCTGGGCAAGGCAAAGATCACGCAGTAAGGCGGCCCGCAAAGGCTGCCCGCCCTGCTACGCAACCCGCCCCAAGACATCCAGCTCGACGCACTGCCAGGAAGCACCATGTACCGCGTGAAACAAGCCGCTCTGCCTCAGGACAACGCACAGCCCGATCCGTCGCCCGGCCTCTCGATGGCCGAGCGTGGCCGTCGCCGCTGGTGGGTGCGTGCGCTGGCTGGCGTGGTGGCCTTCACGACCTGGATTGCGCCGCTGCAGGTGTCCTTGCAGCAAGCCAGGCAGGCGGCAGGGGTGTTGGCGGCGGGCGCCTCGGATCCGGCCAGTGTTGCGATCCAGTCCGGCGCCGCGCGGCAAAGCCTGATGCGCTGGGCGGTCGCGCACCTGCCGGTGACGGCCAGCTTTGGCCCTGCGGCGGCCCATGCCGCGCCGGTCACCGACCCGAACGCGCCGGTGCGTTTCTCCCCGTCGATCGGCACCACCGGCGGACCGGGTGCGCCGGCGGGCGGCGTGCCCGTGGTGGGCATCACCACGCCCAACGCGGCGGGTATCTCGCTCAACCAGTACCGCGCATTCGTGGTCGATCCGATCGGCCTGATCCTCAATAACAGCACCACCGGCGGCGGCACGTTCCTCGGTGGCCAGGTGGGCGCCAACACCAACCTGGCCACCTCTGGCCCGGCTGGCCTGATCATCAACCAGGTCACCAGCCAGACGCCCGCCCAGGTCAACGGCACCATCGAAGTGTTCGGCGCCCCGGCCGGGGTTGTGATTGCCGCGCCCGGCGGGGTCTATACCCGTGGTGCGAGCTTTACCAACACCACCCAGGTCACGCTCACCACCGGCGTGCCGCAGTTCCTGTCGGGCACCGGGACAGCCACCAGTTTCGATGCCGCCACCGCCGCCGGCTTCCTCGTGCAGGGCGGGCGCGTACAGATCGCCAACCCGTCGCCGGGGAACCCCAACGGCGTGGGCATCGAGGGCACGGTCGGCAATATCAACCTGATTGCCGAGTCGATCGGCGTCGATGCCGCGCTCTACGCGGGCAACCAGATCAACCTGGTGGCCGGGCGCCAGTTGGTCACGCCCGCAGCCGTGTCCCCTGCTACGCCATCCGGCGGGGCCTTTGCCACCACGGCGACCGGCGCAAACAACGCGGCCAGCAATACCAGTGCCGCCGGCGGCCTGGCGATCGACGCCACCGCGTTCGGTGCCATGACCGCCGGCCAGATCCAGATCGTGAGCACCGCCGCGGGCCTGGGCGTGCGCGCCGATGGCAATCTTGCCGCGTCGGCCAGCAACCTGACGCTGGACTCCGCCGGCAACCTGAAGGTTGGCAGCACCTACGCCAAGCAGGCGGTCGCGCTCAACGCCGCCGGCGCCGTGGTGGCATCGGGCGATGGCCACAGCGAGGCCGGATACACCCTCAACGCCGGGCAGGACGCCACACTGGGCGGCACGCTGAACGCGGGCAAGGCCGTGGCGGTGTCGGCAGGTGGCTCGATCCACGGTGCCGGTGGCATCCAGGCGCAGAACGCCGTCACCCTGGCCGCCGGCGGCAGCGTGGATGTGGGCGGCGCGGTCCGTGGATCGCAGATCGCCATCTCGGCGGCGGGCAACGATGGCCGTGGCGATATCCATTTGCGCGGCGATGTCAGCGCGCCGGGCACGATCCAGCTCAACGCGGCGCGCGACACCACCATCGACGGCAGCGCGGTCTCAGCCGCCGATCTGGACCTGTCCACCCAACGCCATCTCACCATCCACGGCATGGCGGGCAGCACCGGCGGCAATGTGTCGCTCACCGGCGTCACCGGCAATGTCACCACCACCGGCAATGTCGTGTCGCCCGGCACGCTTGCCGTTACCGCAGGCACCGATGCCAATCTTGGCGGCCAGGTGCTCGCCACCGGCCGGGTTGGCGTCACAGCCCGCAGCGGGAGCATCACCACCAGCGGGCAGATCGGCAGCAATGCCAGCCTCTCCCTCACCGCCGCGCAGAACGTCACGGTGGGCGGCCAGGCCCAGAGCGCGGGCAAGGCCACCATTACCGCCACCGCCGGCAGCGCCGCGATCAACGGCGCGCTGACCAGCGATGGCGACGCCGCCATCGCGGCGGGCCAGAACGCCAACGTGGCCGGCAGCGTGGCCAGCGGCGGCAACGCCACGATCCAGGCCGCGGCAGGCTCGGCCACGGTGAGCGGCACGCTCTCCAGCGTGGGCAGCGCCACCGTGAATGCGGGACAGAACCTCACCCTGGGCGGCAGCGTGCTGACCGGCGGCGATCTGGCGGCCACGGCCGGGCAGACGCTCAAGGCGGGGCAACTCACCTGGGTGGGCGGCAATGCCACCCTGCGCGGCACGGATATCCAGGTCGGCTCGGCGGCGGGTTCCGGCACAACCGGGGGCAATGCCGTCACCGGCACGCTCGATGCGTCCGCCACGCGCAGCCTCGCCCTGACCGGCGACACCACGGCCGCCAATATGACGCTGGGCGGCCAGTCCATTGCCAACAGCGGGGCGGCGATCGCCACGCAGCAGCTCACGGTCAGCGGCGGTGCGGTGAGCAACGCCGGGACGCTCGCTGGCAACCAGGTCAGCCTGATTGCCTCCAGTCTGACCAACCGCGGCACTGTCGGCGGCCAGACCGTCAACGTCACGGCGGCGAATGCCCTGGACAATGCCCAGGGCCTGATCACAGGCGCCAAGCATCTCACCGTCACCAGCGGCGCGCTCGCCAGCAACCAGGGCGGCACCCTCTTCGCCGGCGACCTCACCGGACAAGCGGCCACGACAGGCGACCTGACGCTGAGCATCACGGGCGGCAACGGGAGCTTCAACAACGCGGCGGGCCAGATCCTGGCGGGCAACAACCTGAGCGTGAACACGCCGAACCAGGTGTTCGACCCATCGGCGGCCACCGCCGGCACGCTGAACGCCAACGCCACCCTGACCCTCGCCGCGCTGGCCATCAACAACACCGGCACGTGGAACGTGCCGGGCGGCAACGTGGTGCTCAACGCCAGCCAGGGCATCACCAACACCGGCACGATCCAGAAATCCGGCGACCTGACCCTGGCCACCGGCGGCACGCTCACCAATGCCGGGCAGATCGTCAGCGGCAGCCATCTCTCGCTGTCCGCTGGCGCCTTGACGAACACCGGCACCCTGCACGCCAACGGCAACCTGGCGCTGGGCGGCAACGTGGCCAACCGGGGCACCGCCGAGGCCCTGGGCAACCTGACCGTCACCGGCGGCGACTACGACAATCGTGGCGGCACCACCCAGGCCGGCGGCGACATCAAGGTCGATATCTCCGGCACGCTCAACAACATCGGCAGCGTGATCGGCGCCAACGGCAATTTGCATATCGCCGCGGGCGCGGTCATCAACGACCGCACCGCGCCGGTGGATGCGGGCAGCTCCATCACCAAGGTCAGCAATAGTGCGTTGCTCAATGCCACCCAGATCGGCAAATACGCTACGTGGGAGCTCATTGCGGATTGCGCTGACGGCTGCCAGTCCTGGGTGCCGGGCAAGCCTCTGCCTGTGACGTTTGGCAATGTCCAGCGCACTGCCGATGGTGGCGTGCTGGTCGTCAATTCCCCTGAGACGGTGTATGACCCCGTCTACCAGGTCACCAATCCCGTCTATCTCTGGCATCTGGTCCCGGCCAGCGGCAACCCGATATCTCCAGGAGGCAATGCGACCAGCGTGGGCGGTGTGCCCACGGTCGACCGCGTTGAAGTCAAGCAGGCAGACGGCACCGCCGGCCAGATTATTGCCAGGGGCAACCTCGATATCACCGCGGCTGCGCTCTCCAACAAGGGCGGCACGATCTCCGCGGGCAAGGACGTCACGCTCAACGTCGGCAGCCTGGACAACGGCCGCTCGGCCTCGATCGTCAATAGCGTCACCGACACAGTGAATCAGGGCGAGTTGTCGGCCTTCCTCGCAGGAATGAAGGCGTTGCTGAAGCCGCAAGGTGGCGTCAGCGAACTCGCCCCGCTCGTCTATGGGTTTGGCGCCACGCCGTGCAACAGTGATAACTGCAGCGGCAACAACCGGCCGTGGTCAGAGGTCGCGCTGCAAACCGATGGGCGACCTGCCGTGCCCTCCCAATCGACCATTAGCACCCAGCTCGGCAAAGCCGGCCAGATCACCGCCGGCGGCAACCTGACTCTCACCGGCACCGGCGACCTGACCAATGCCGGCGACCTGGCCGCGGCGGGCAAGGTCGCCATCAAGACGCCGGGCACGTTCACCAACAAGGGCGTCTACGACAGCAAGATCACCACAACGCCCGGCTGCGTGGCCGGCGCGCCGGACTGCCCGGACGACAGCAATCCCCGCGTGGATTCCCTTGCCTGGCAGCAGACGCCCAGCACGGTGGCCGCTGGCCAGACGCTCACGATCAGCGCGGCCAACATCCAGAACCTGAGCGCAACGCTGGCCGCGCAGGGCGATATCACCCTGAACGCCACCAGCAGCGTGACCAACCGCTCCGGCGCCATTCAGTCACTGACCGGCGATGTATCGATCACCGCGCCGACGCTGGTCAACACCACCATGGATACCGCGCGGCTGTACAAGAGCTACGGCGGCCAGAACCCGCCTTACGCCGGCGGCTGCAATCCCGGTGGCACCTACGGCAACAGCCAGTGCGCGGCGAACGAGGACGCCGCCGCCGGCCCGGCCGGCGTCATCTCCGCCGCGCGCGACGTCCAGCTGTCCGGCACGAACCTGACCAACAAGGGCGCGCTCATCACCAGCGGGCGCAACGTCACGGTCGGCATGGCCGGCAGCATCGACAACAACAGCATCCCGCTCAACGCCGACTGGGTCGGGCGCTGGCAGGAAGACCGCAGCGGCGGCGACCGCTGGCACGACACCGGCGGGCGCGCCACGCTCGGCAGCCTGGAATCCGGCATTCAGGCCAGCAATGCGCTGTCGGTGAAGGCCGGCGGCCAGGTGCTCAACACCGGCAACCTGATGGGCAGCCAGGTCGACGTCACCAGCGCCGCGCTGGTAAACGGCTACACCAGCCCCACGCAACCCACGCCGCCCGCAACCGGCGCGCAGCAAGTCATCCCGCTGGGCCCCGTGGCAGCCCCCGCCGGCGCGGTACCGGCCGCCACGCCGGTGAACAACCCGACCACCCCCTGGCAGTTCAACCCGGTCACCGCGCCCAACGGCCCCACAGACCGCGCGCAATACCTGAACAACAGCCCGGCCACCGCCGTGCTGGCCGGCGTCACGCCCGACAGCCTGCTCGCGCAGCTGCCCGCCGACCTGCGCCCGGGCAAGGTCAGCTTCTACTACGACCCCTACACCGAAGGACAAAGGCTCCAGCAAGCCGCGCTGCAACAGACCGGCCAAGCCAGCTTCGTGAGTGGCCTGGCCTGGGACAGCCAGAACCAGCTCTCGGTCACCGACCAGGAAAAGCTCAGCCTCTACAAGAACGCGGCGGACTACGCCAAGGCGCACAACATCGCGCTGGGCACGGCGCTGACGCAGACGCAGGTCAACGAACTCGACAAGCCCCTGCTCTGGTACGTGCAGCAAGCCGTACCCGACCCGAACTGCAACACGGTCGCCAGCACGGCATGCCCCACCGTGAACGCGCTCGTGCCGCAGGTGTACCTGCCCGAGGGCTACGCACAAGCGCTGACCAAGCCCACCGGCGGCACCATCGCCGGCGACAAGGTGAGCCTGGACATCGCCGGCCAGCTGCGCAACAGCGGCGCCATCACCGCAGCCGACACGCTCAACGTGAAAGCCGGCAGCATCGACGCCGGCCCCAACGTGGTGGACATCGGCACCTCGGCCTACAAGGCCCAGGGCGGCTGGAACGTGATCACCGGCACCGTGGTGCAGCCCGGCGGGTTCATGAGCGCCATGCGCATGAACATCGAGGCCGACAGCATCCACGCGGTCAACAACGCGTTCCTGATCCGCAACGCCGACGGCACGGTCGACGAGGCCGCAACCGTGGCGCTGGTGAACCAGCTGAAGGCCAACCTCGGGTTGAACTACACCGAAGGCACGGTCGCTGACGATATTCATACGCGGTTTATTCAGGAGAAGAAGGGGTTCGGACCGCTAGGTCAGATTGTGATGATGGTGGCGGCTGTTGCCATCTCGATCGTGACAGCGGGGGCTGCTGCGGCGGTCATGGGCGTGGCCTTGGCGCAGATGACGCTGGCGCAGGCGATGATCGTGGCCGCCCTCTCCAGCATGGCCAGTAGCGCTTTCACCCAACTCGCGTCCGGCCAAGGGTTGAACTTCGGGAAGCTGGCGACGGCCGGCGCGATTGGCGCGATCACGGCGGGCTTGACCAAGGGCATCACCTTTGACGGCAGCAGCTTCGGGGTGAGTGAATGGGGGAAGTCCCTGGAGGGAACGAATACCCTGGCAAACCTGGCGGGCACGAACAGCGTCGGTGGCGTAATGCAGGCGGCCCAGAACGGCGCGACCGGCACGCTGGCACAGCAAGCCGTGGGCTTCGTTGGCACGGGCTTGATCAATGCCGGGGTTAGCACGGTGCTCAACGGGGGCAGCTTTGGGAGTGCGCTCAAGGGCAGTCTGGTGGCGCAGGCGGGGGCGTTGGGTGCCAATAGTATTGGCACCGAGTTGCCTGGCATCGGATCCACCGGTGCAACCCCGGGCAGCGAGGTGGCCAACGTACTGGCGCATAGTGCGCTGGGTTGTGCGGCGGCAGCAGCTACGGGAGGCGATTGTGCAGGCGGTGCCGTTGGTGCGGCCGCTAGCGCTCTGATCGCCCCCTTGGTGCGCGATGGTCTATATGGATCGGATGGAGCCACCACTCGCGTGCAGTACAACGCGGATGGCACGCAGACTACGGTCACGAGCTATACCAACCCAAATTACAACGCGGTAGTGGCTGCGCTGTCGATGCTTGGCGGAGCCGGGGCGGCCGGGCTTGTTGGCGCAAATCCGTTCGATGCGGCGCGTGCCGCGCAGAACGAGGCGGTCAACAACGCGGTAGGCGTGCACATGGTGACGACCCCCATCCCGACGCCGTTTGGTGTAGTGATGGTGGCGATACCAGTGGTCACAAATGACCCGATCGGGACACCGAACAACGGGCCGCAGAAGACCGACCCGCTGACCAACCCGCTGGAAGCGGCCAATGACGGGAAGGTCATCACGACACCTAACAATGGCCCGCAAGGTGCAACGCTGACGGGCACTCCAGCAGGAAGCCCGCAAGGCCCCACGATCCTGGGCAACCCGGGCTGCGGCGCGGCAGTCGTGCCCTGTCTCGGCCTGACGGTGATGGCTGCCGTGCAGGACGGCGTCAGCAAAGCGTCTGAGTTGCTCGGGGGCAGCAGCAATGCTCCAAACAGTGCGACATCAGGGGCAACCTCTGCGTTTGATACATCGGTTACTTCCCAGGGAAGCAAATTCCTGAATGTTCAGACAGACGTAACCGCAGCGCAGTTTCAGTCGACCCTGATTTCGAACGGATACAGCATTACCAGCCAAGGTACAGGGAAGAATGGGGCGTTCACGGTATTGAGCAACGGGTCCTCCACCTATACGATATACACTCGCTCAAGCACGGGTACCGCTGGTGCTCAGTACTTCGGACCGGGTGGTGCATCGAGCAAGTTCACGCTCAAAGGGCAGTAACCGATGTTTGACGACACTATTGACGAGGGACGTATGAGTCTGAGCGAAGGGGATCCTGTTTATCGGCAGCAGGCGTTTGATAACGTCGTGAAGGCACTGGATTTCGATAGGATGCTACCCGACCGTGTTTATTTTGGAACCTGGAGCGATTTTCTATTCTTCCAGTCCGACCACGTTTTCGCGTCAGACTTCCCGGAAATTGTGCGTGAACTCCTGAGTGTCGAACGGGCTCATACCGCGTGCCTACTCAACCTTGACAAGACCGAGAGGTTCGAGTTTGACTACATTGCGGCGATCTTCTTGGGCGAGATGATCAGTGGAGTCGCGTACGACGACAAGTTACGCGACGGCGGTCCTGCGAGTGGTTGGCTTTACAGGGTTGATAGGTACGCTTGTACATCTGATGTTGGCGAGTGGTGCATCTATTGCGAGAAAAGCAACGATGTAGCGGTTATTGGGTTGCGTGGAATTGACGGTATCGGGAGATTCGAGAAACCTCTGAAGCGACTGTGGGCTAAGCCGATAGACGAGTTAATTGATGGCGGGTGTTATCCGGTCTTTCCTTTCGATCAACTGGTGCCAGCTTGGCGTCAGGGGTTAGTGAAAAACTACGGACGACAACGCGATATGGCAGGATAAGAAAATCGCGGTCAGGATTGAACTGGATGCTGCATACTAGAACAGAGCGGTCACAGGTAAAAGATGGACAGCCGTAACGCCTATGCGCCGACAAATCGATGCATTAACACAAGCACTTGCTGGCGATGTTGTGAGCCACTGGCCATCTGAAGCGCGGCAGACGCCCGTCAAAATCTCTGTCGGTGCGCTGGAGGCCGTTGATGACGACGATCCCGGCTATCTCCGTGTGTCCATATCCAACCCTGGCACCGATGTATTAGAGATTGCGCTATCAGGCAAGGACCTGCACACCGGGCTCTGCAGGGATATCAGCTCTGCAGATCTGCCGATTACCGCTGGCACGGATCTCCCGACGCAGCTACTTACGCTGCGCCCGGGTGCGGCCATCGCAGCGCGCCTCGTGCTCGATGCGGCCTGCATGCCTGCAGATTCCGCCGCGCTGGTTGGTGCGTTGATTGTTGTCCGCGACGGGGTGATGGAATATCGCTCCTTCGGACAGGTCGACATTCCCCGAAAGGCAGTGTCCAGGCAATAGTTGTGGTCTGGCGGCCCGATACGCCACGCTGCCACTGCCACTGCCACTGCCACTGCCACTGCCACTGCCACTGCCACTGCCACTGCCACTGCCACCGCACCCAGCCAGGTCACCACCAGCTATCCCGCCATCATTCTTGGGACCGTCGAGCAGGACAATGAACCCAAGCAGCAGTTGCTTGCCGTCTTTTCGAAGGGATGGGCAGGGATCGGCAAGACCCCGAAGGAAAGCGACCGCATCGGCATGCCGGCCTCGACAGATCAGGATACCAACATGCCCGTGCTCGAGCGCTACGTGAGCGCGGGACAGCCGCTCTCGATAATGTTTGCGGCCACGCTTGACGGCAGTCTTGTGTGTCGCGCGGCGGCAGT comes from the Cupriavidus basilensis genome and includes:
- a CDS encoding peptidylprolyl isomerase — translated: MQSRIFRLIATTALAFSLQPVFAASVNGVAIPDDQITRAMQQAQLPDNDATRNAIKQQLIARELFRQEAARAKGLEARPDVQQALREAKDAILTQAWLKDHIKPAPVTEEQVRARYNAIVASLGDKEYKGRLIELADDAAAAAALARIQGGEDFAKVAQQVSLAPSRASGGAMDWLSFKVPAQEGQTQNLPLPLAQALSTLPAGAVSATPVAWNNRRFLVKVDEVRATRVPAYDTVKPGIQQALQAQELERATTTLVTQLLGKAKITQ
- a CDS encoding filamentous hemagglutinin N-terminal domain-containing protein — encoded protein: MYRVKQAALPQDNAQPDPSPGLSMAERGRRRWWVRALAGVVAFTTWIAPLQVSLQQARQAAGVLAAGASDPASVAIQSGAARQSLMRWAVAHLPVTASFGPAAAHAAPVTDPNAPVRFSPSIGTTGGPGAPAGGVPVVGITTPNAAGISLNQYRAFVVDPIGLILNNSTTGGGTFLGGQVGANTNLATSGPAGLIINQVTSQTPAQVNGTIEVFGAPAGVVIAAPGGVYTRGASFTNTTQVTLTTGVPQFLSGTGTATSFDAATAAGFLVQGGRVQIANPSPGNPNGVGIEGTVGNINLIAESIGVDAALYAGNQINLVAGRQLVTPAAVSPATPSGGAFATTATGANNAASNTSAAGGLAIDATAFGAMTAGQIQIVSTAAGLGVRADGNLAASASNLTLDSAGNLKVGSTYAKQAVALNAAGAVVASGDGHSEAGYTLNAGQDATLGGTLNAGKAVAVSAGGSIHGAGGIQAQNAVTLAAGGSVDVGGAVRGSQIAISAAGNDGRGDIHLRGDVSAPGTIQLNAARDTTIDGSAVSAADLDLSTQRHLTIHGMAGSTGGNVSLTGVTGNVTTTGNVVSPGTLAVTAGTDANLGGQVLATGRVGVTARSGSITTSGQIGSNASLSLTAAQNVTVGGQAQSAGKATITATAGSAAINGALTSDGDAAIAAGQNANVAGSVASGGNATIQAAAGSATVSGTLSSVGSATVNAGQNLTLGGSVLTGGDLAATAGQTLKAGQLTWVGGNATLRGTDIQVGSAAGSGTTGGNAVTGTLDASATRSLALTGDTTAANMTLGGQSIANSGAAIATQQLTVSGGAVSNAGTLAGNQVSLIASSLTNRGTVGGQTVNVTAANALDNAQGLITGAKHLTVTSGALASNQGGTLFAGDLTGQAATTGDLTLSITGGNGSFNNAAGQILAGNNLSVNTPNQVFDPSAATAGTLNANATLTLAALAINNTGTWNVPGGNVVLNASQGITNTGTIQKSGDLTLATGGTLTNAGQIVSGSHLSLSAGALTNTGTLHANGNLALGGNVANRGTAEALGNLTVTGGDYDNRGGTTQAGGDIKVDISGTLNNIGSVIGANGNLHIAAGAVINDRTAPVDAGSSITKVSNSALLNATQIGKYATWELIADCADGCQSWVPGKPLPVTFGNVQRTADGGVLVVNSPETVYDPVYQVTNPVYLWHLVPASGNPISPGGNATSVGGVPTVDRVEVKQADGTAGQIIARGNLDITAAALSNKGGTISAGKDVTLNVGSLDNGRSASIVNSVTDTVNQGELSAFLAGMKALLKPQGGVSELAPLVYGFGATPCNSDNCSGNNRPWSEVALQTDGRPAVPSQSTISTQLGKAGQITAGGNLTLTGTGDLTNAGDLAAAGKVAIKTPGTFTNKGVYDSKITTTPGCVAGAPDCPDDSNPRVDSLAWQQTPSTVAAGQTLTISAANIQNLSATLAAQGDITLNATSSVTNRSGAIQSLTGDVSITAPTLVNTTMDTARLYKSYGGQNPPYAGGCNPGGTYGNSQCAANEDAAAGPAGVISAARDVQLSGTNLTNKGALITSGRNVTVGMAGSIDNNSIPLNADWVGRWQEDRSGGDRWHDTGGRATLGSLESGIQASNALSVKAGGQVLNTGNLMGSQVDVTSAALVNGYTSPTQPTPPATGAQQVIPLGPVAAPAGAVPAATPVNNPTTPWQFNPVTAPNGPTDRAQYLNNSPATAVLAGVTPDSLLAQLPADLRPGKVSFYYDPYTEGQRLQQAALQQTGQASFVSGLAWDSQNQLSVTDQEKLSLYKNAADYAKAHNIALGTALTQTQVNELDKPLLWYVQQAVPDPNCNTVASTACPTVNALVPQVYLPEGYAQALTKPTGGTIAGDKVSLDIAGQLRNSGAITAADTLNVKAGSIDAGPNVVDIGTSAYKAQGGWNVITGTVVQPGGFMSAMRMNIEADSIHAVNNAFLIRNADGTVDEAATVALVNQLKANLGLNYTEGTVADDIHTRFIQEKKGFGPLGQIVMMVAAVAISIVTAGAAAAVMGVALAQMTLAQAMIVAALSSMASSAFTQLASGQGLNFGKLATAGAIGAITAGLTKGITFDGSSFGVSEWGKSLEGTNTLANLAGTNSVGGVMQAAQNGATGTLAQQAVGFVGTGLINAGVSTVLNGGSFGSALKGSLVAQAGALGANSIGTELPGIGSTGATPGSEVANVLAHSALGCAAAAATGGDCAGGAVGAAASALIAPLVRDGLYGSDGATTRVQYNADGTQTTVTSYTNPNYNAVVAALSMLGGAGAAGLVGANPFDAARAAQNEAVNNAVGVHMVTTPIPTPFGVVMVAIPVVTNDPIGTPNNGPQKTDPLTNPLEAANDGKVITTPNNGPQGATLTGTPAGSPQGPTILGNPGCGAAVVPCLGLTVMAAVQDGVSKASELLGGSSNAPNSATSGATSAFDTSVTSQGSKFLNVQTDVTAAQFQSTLISNGYSITSQGTGKNGAFTVLSNGSSTYTIYTRSSTGTAGAQYFGPGGASSKFTLKGQ